CCACTCGGCGCCACGCCTCCCGGTACGCGGGGGTGGCCGGGCCGTCGATGGCCGCGATGCCCGCGAAGGCCAGCCACGCCGCGATGGTCTCTCGCGCCCGCTCCGATTTCGTTTGCTCCGCGCACCCCGCCAGCAGGTGGCATGTGGCGCGGAAGCGTTCCTCGGGCGAGTCGAGCCCGGCGATCGCCGCGTCGGCGTCCGCCTGGAAACGCTCGGCGACGTGATCGTATGCGGCGGCGATGAGCGCGTCGCGGGTGGAGAAGTGGTGCTGGACGGCGCCGGCGGACATCCCGGCTTCGGCGGCGACCTTGCGCACCGTGGCGTGTTCGGCGCCGCGCCTGGCCAGGATCGACGTCACTGCGTCGAGGATTGCGGTCCGTGTCGTGGCGGTGTCCCTGGTCATGGCTCCCACGGTAGGGCGCGCGCCACGAAAAATACAATCGTATTGACCCTTCGCCCTCGTCAATGCATAATGGAGCAAAGCCATACGACCGTATTGGAGGCGCGTCATGTCCGGCAAACACCCCACCGAACCCGAGATTTCGTCCGTACCCGCCAGGCTTTCCGACGGCGACCGCTCCGCCGCCATGGAGGCTTTGGGCGCCCACCTGTCCGACGGCCGCATCGACGTGGGCGAGTTCGACGCCCGCTCGGCCGTCGTCGCCCGCGCGGTCGTCGAATCGGATCTGCGGCCCGCGTTCGAGGGGCTCGGCGGCGTCCCGGACCAGAACGCCGGCGATCCGGAGCTCGACCGCATCCGCACGCGCGGCCGACTCGCCGAGAACATCGACTGGATCGGCGTCGCCCTCGCCATCGGGCTGGGCGCACTGTTCTTCATCACCGGGTGGGCGCCGCCCGGCTTCGCCCTCCTGGCCATCGCCGTGTGCTCCATCGGCGGCCGCATGGCCCTCGACTTCGACGAGGACGACGAGTACGAGGCCATGAAGGAAGCCGACCGCCGCCGGCGCCTCGAACGGATCGAGGGCACCCGCGATCCGGAGGCCGGTGTTTAATCGGGGCCATGGCCCCATCGCGCAATCCGGATCCCTTGGGCCGGTTCTCGGAATCGGTCTCGACCTGGTTCCGCGATTCCTTTGCCGCGCCGACGCCGGTGCAGATGGAGGCATGGCGAGCCATTTCCGAGGGAGAAAATGCCCTCGTCGTGGCGCCGACCGGCTCCGGAAAGACGCTGTCGGCCTTCTTGTGGGCGATCAACTCCCTGGTGGCGGGCGACGAGTCAGACAACGAATCGGACGATGACTCCGGTGAGGCGACCCGCTCCGATTCTCGCTCGCGCGGCACCTCCGGAGCCGATTCCCGCCCCCGCGGCGTGCGGGTGCTCTACATTTCCCCGCTCAAGGCCCTCGCCGTCGACGTGGAGAACAATCTCCGGGCACCCCTCACCGGAATCAACCGCGTCGCGGCCCGCTTGGGCAGGGAGCCGGCGACGGTGTCCGTCGCCGTCCGGTCGGGGGATACGCCGCCGTCCGAACGAGCCAGGCAGGTCCGCAATCCACCGGACATCCTGATCACGACCCCGGAGTCGCTCTATCTGCT
This genomic stretch from Corynebacterium hansenii harbors:
- a CDS encoding TetR/AcrR family transcriptional regulator; the protein is MTRDTATTRTAILDAVTSILARRGAEHATVRKVAAEAGMSAGAVQHHFSTRDALIAAAYDHVAERFQADADAAIAGLDSPEERFRATCHLLAGCAEQTKSERARETIAAWLAFAGIAAIDGPATPAYREAWRRVEDDLTDALGDRDEAALLLAMLDGIAVARLAEPERMSARRGRELVDRHLLRLAAESGDYAEHADTGTNPGAGRNTGAGADEGDGTTDGDSTTHGDSTTDGDGDDATHDNSDGGGER
- a CDS encoding DUF1707 SHOCT-like domain-containing protein; its protein translation is MSGKHPTEPEISSVPARLSDGDRSAAMEALGAHLSDGRIDVGEFDARSAVVARAVVESDLRPAFEGLGGVPDQNAGDPELDRIRTRGRLAENIDWIGVALAIGLGALFFITGWAPPGFALLAIAVCSIGGRMALDFDEDDEYEAMKEADRRRRLERIEGTRDPEAGV